The following are encoded together in the Carbonactinospora thermoautotrophica genome:
- a CDS encoding class I SAM-dependent methyltransferase, with protein MTQPDARGQAGTRSDATRIEAAWDDPKLANILYHDWEAETYDEKWSISYDERCIKYARDRFARIAGTRGWPYRKALELGCGTGFFLLNLKQAGVLDEGHVTDISPKMVEVAKRNGERLGFRIEGRVADAEEIPYQDDTFDLVVGHAVLHHIPDVAQAMREVLRVLKPGGRFVFAGEPTEKGDWVARRLSRLTWWVTTRVTHLPPLKGSWARPKDELRASSEAAALEAVVDLHTFDPGELRALCEQAGAIEVRTVTEELTAAWFGWPVRTFECAVNPDRLGWRWATFAYQTWQRLAALDEKLLSRVVPDRFFYNVLVTGVKPSG; from the coding sequence ATGACCCAGCCTGACGCCCGGGGCCAGGCCGGTACCCGATCCGACGCCACCCGGATCGAGGCGGCCTGGGACGACCCGAAGCTGGCCAACATCCTGTACCACGACTGGGAAGCCGAGACGTACGACGAGAAGTGGTCGATCTCGTACGACGAGCGGTGCATCAAGTACGCGCGCGACCGGTTCGCCCGCATCGCGGGCACCCGGGGCTGGCCCTACCGGAAGGCCCTCGAGCTCGGCTGCGGCACCGGGTTCTTCCTGCTGAACCTGAAGCAGGCGGGTGTCCTCGACGAGGGGCACGTCACCGACATCAGCCCCAAGATGGTCGAGGTCGCCAAGCGCAACGGCGAGCGGCTCGGGTTCCGGATCGAGGGCCGGGTCGCGGACGCGGAGGAGATCCCGTACCAGGACGACACCTTCGACCTGGTGGTCGGGCACGCGGTCCTGCACCACATCCCCGACGTGGCGCAGGCCATGCGCGAAGTGCTGCGGGTGCTCAAGCCGGGCGGCCGGTTCGTGTTCGCCGGCGAGCCGACCGAGAAGGGCGACTGGGTGGCGCGCCGGCTGTCCCGGCTCACCTGGTGGGTGACCACCCGGGTCACCCACCTGCCGCCGCTGAAGGGCTCCTGGGCGCGGCCGAAGGACGAGCTGAGGGCGTCCAGCGAGGCCGCCGCCCTGGAGGCGGTCGTGGACCTGCACACGTTCGACCCGGGTGAGCTCCGGGCGCTGTGCGAGCAGGCCGGCGCGATCGAGGTGCGCACCGTGACCGAGGAGCTGACCGCGGCCTGGTTCGGCTGGCCGGTGCGGACGTTCGAGTGCGCGGTCAACCCCGACCGGCTCGGCTGGCGCTGGGCGACGTTCGCGTACCAGACGTGGCAGCGGCTGGCCGCGCTCGACGAGAAGCTGCTCAGCAGGGTCGTGCCGGACCGGTTCTTCTACAACGTCCTGGTGACCGGGGTGAAACCGAGCGGTTGA